A stretch of the Pongo pygmaeus isolate AG05252 chromosome 16, NHGRI_mPonPyg2-v2.0_pri, whole genome shotgun sequence genome encodes the following:
- the ZSCAN2 gene encoding zinc finger and SCAN domain-containing protein 2 isoform X3 encodes MMAAEIPRVTTPLSPLVQVPQEEDRQKEEVTTMILEDDSWVQEAVLQEDGPESEPFPQSAGKGSPQEEVTRGPQGALGRLRELCRRWLRPEVHTKEQMLTMLPKEIQAWLQEHRPESSEEAAALVEDLTQTLQDSETATCIHGCPV; translated from the coding sequence ATGATGGCTGCAGAGATCCCGAGAGTGACCACTCCGCTGAGCCCCTTGGTCCAGGTGCCTCAAGAGGAAGATAGACAGAAGGAGGAGGTCACCACCATGATCCTGGAGGATGACTCCTGGGTGCAAGAAGCTGTGCTGCAGGAGGATGGCCCTGAGTCTGAGCCCTTTCCCCAGAGTGCTGGCAAGGGCAGCCCCCAGGAGGAGGTGACCAGGGGACCACAGGGTGCACTCGGCCGCCTCCGAGAGCTCTGCCGGCGCTGGCTGAGGCCAGAGGTACACACCAAGGAGCAGATGTTAAccatgctgccaaaggaaattcAGGCTTGGCTGCAAGAGCATCGGCCTGAAAGCAGTGAGGAGGCAGCGGCCCTGGTGGAAGACTtgacccagacccttcaggacAGTG